The following are encoded together in the Acidovorax sp. KKS102 genome:
- a CDS encoding DNA topoisomerase IB, with amino-acid sequence MPASPKPGTPSSARSSEPAPSPSPGLQGGLVYVSPTLPGITRVRCGAKAFRYRLPDGQWLQDPPEIDRIRRLAIPPAYTQVWICPLPNGHLQATGLDARGRRQYRYHALWRRQRDEGKFEHMQAFGRALPRIRARVARDLTTPRRGPVLTRERLLATLVRLLDTTFLRVGNEEYASTNRSYGLTTLRTRHARLQGNELRLRFRGKSGVQQETTLNDPQVARVVRRCQQLPGQELFQYADEDGNLRTLGSGDVNDYLNEITRTAGKAAGERFTAKDFRTWHGTTQALELTRLACTGNGTGTDAANASDKGLRYSAQAVLAEVAYQLGNTPAVCKKSYVHPAVLALGAQIASDPSPRSQQVWARLGGGTSPRGLSAAERRLLAFLSKPRA; translated from the coding sequence ATGCCCGCATCCCCCAAGCCCGGCACCCCATCCTCGGCCCGCTCATCCGAACCCGCGCCCTCCCCATCACCCGGACTGCAAGGTGGCTTGGTGTACGTCAGCCCCACACTGCCGGGCATTACCCGGGTACGCTGCGGCGCCAAGGCGTTTCGCTACCGCCTGCCTGATGGCCAATGGCTGCAAGACCCGCCCGAGATCGATCGCATCCGGCGCCTGGCCATCCCGCCGGCTTACACCCAGGTGTGGATCTGCCCCCTGCCCAACGGACACCTGCAGGCCACCGGGCTCGATGCACGCGGGCGGCGCCAGTACCGCTACCACGCCCTATGGCGCCGGCAGCGGGACGAAGGCAAGTTCGAGCACATGCAGGCCTTTGGCAGGGCGCTGCCGCGCATCCGGGCCCGCGTGGCGCGCGACCTGACCACACCCCGCCGAGGCCCGGTGCTCACGCGCGAGCGGCTGCTGGCCACGCTGGTGCGCCTGCTGGACACCACTTTTCTGCGCGTCGGCAATGAGGAATACGCCAGCACCAACCGCTCGTATGGCCTGACCACGCTGCGCACGCGGCATGCGCGGCTGCAGGGCAACGAGCTGCGGCTGCGCTTTCGCGGCAAGAGCGGGGTGCAGCAAGAGACCACCCTGAACGACCCGCAGGTGGCCCGAGTGGTGCGCCGCTGCCAGCAGTTGCCGGGGCAAGAGCTTTTTCAGTATGCGGACGAAGACGGCAACCTGCGCACCCTGGGCTCTGGCGACGTGAATGACTACCTGAACGAGATCACCCGCACCGCTGGCAAGGCCGCCGGCGAACGCTTTACCGCCAAGGACTTCCGCACCTGGCACGGGACCACGCAGGCGCTGGAGCTGACCCGGCTGGCCTGCACCGGTAACGGTACCGGCACCGATGCAGCCAACGCCTCGGACAAGGGCCTGCGCTACAGCGCCCAGGCCGTCCTGGCCGAGGTGGCCTACCAATTGGGCAACACGCCCGCTGTGTGCAAAAAGTCGTACGTGCACCCCGCCGTCCTGGCGCTGGGCGCACAGATCGCGTCCGACCCTAGCCCACGCAGCCAGCAGGTGTGGGCCCGCCTTGGCGGCGGCACATCACCCCGCGGCCTCAGCGCTGCCGAGCGCAGACTGCTGGCGTTTCTGAGCAAGCCTCGGGCATAG
- the fumC gene encoding class II fumarate hydratase, which produces MKTSTPDATAYRTEKDTFGPIDVPAQRLWGAQTQRSLHHFAISGERMAPELIRALAQVKRASAYVNNALGLLDAAKTTAIVAAADEVIEGGHLQEFPLVVWQTGSGTQTNMNMNEVLANRASELLGGPRGEARLVHPNDEVNKSQSSNDVFPTAMHLAAVDALMHRLLPALHGLRTTLAAKAQAFDGIVKIGRTHLQDATPLTLGQEISGWVAQLQHGEEHVRTALPHLCELALGGTAVGTGLNAPAGYAQAVAKELADLTGLPLVTAPNKFEALASCDALVHAHGALKTLAASLMKIANDVRWLASGPRSGLGEITIPENEPGSSIMPGKVNPTQCEALTMLCAQVLGNDVAINIGGASGNFELNVFRPMVIHNFLQSVRLLADGMASFNEHCAVGIEPNQARINDLVEQSLMLVTALNPHIGYDKAAFIAKKAHKEGTSLRAAAVASGHVTGEQFDQWVVPGDMVGR; this is translated from the coding sequence GTGAAGACCTCTACCCCCGACGCGACCGCATACCGCACCGAAAAAGACACCTTCGGCCCCATCGATGTGCCTGCCCAGCGCCTGTGGGGGGCGCAGACACAGCGCTCGCTGCACCACTTCGCCATCTCGGGCGAGCGCATGGCGCCGGAGCTGATCCGGGCGCTGGCCCAGGTCAAGCGGGCCAGCGCCTATGTGAACAACGCGTTGGGCCTGCTCGATGCGGCCAAGACCACGGCCATCGTGGCGGCGGCAGACGAGGTGATCGAAGGTGGTCACCTGCAGGAGTTTCCGCTGGTGGTGTGGCAGACCGGATCGGGCACGCAGACCAACATGAACATGAACGAGGTGCTGGCCAACCGGGCGAGCGAGCTGCTGGGTGGCCCGCGCGGCGAAGCGCGCCTGGTGCATCCCAACGACGAGGTGAACAAGAGCCAGTCAAGCAACGACGTGTTCCCCACCGCCATGCACCTCGCGGCGGTGGATGCGCTGATGCACCGCCTGCTGCCCGCGCTGCACGGCCTGCGCACCACCTTGGCGGCCAAGGCCCAGGCGTTTGACGGCATCGTGAAGATTGGCCGCACCCACCTTCAGGACGCCACGCCCCTCACACTGGGGCAGGAAATTTCGGGCTGGGTGGCGCAGCTGCAGCATGGCGAAGAGCATGTGCGCACCGCGCTGCCGCACCTGTGCGAGCTAGCCCTGGGCGGCACGGCCGTGGGCACGGGGCTCAATGCCCCCGCCGGTTATGCGCAGGCCGTGGCCAAGGAATTGGCCGACCTGACCGGTCTGCCGCTGGTCACCGCCCCCAACAAGTTCGAGGCCCTGGCCAGCTGCGATGCGCTGGTGCATGCCCACGGTGCGCTCAAGACCCTGGCGGCCAGCCTGATGAAGATCGCCAACGATGTGCGCTGGCTGGCCAGCGGCCCGCGCAGCGGGCTGGGCGAGATCACCATCCCCGAGAACGAGCCGGGCTCGTCCATCATGCCGGGCAAGGTCAACCCCACGCAGTGCGAGGCGCTGACCATGCTGTGCGCGCAGGTGCTGGGCAACGATGTGGCCATCAACATCGGCGGGGCCTCGGGCAACTTCGAGCTGAACGTGTTCCGCCCGATGGTGATCCACAACTTTCTGCAGAGTGTGCGCCTGCTGGCAGACGGCATGGCCAGTTTCAACGAGCACTGCGCCGTGGGCATCGAGCCCAACCAGGCGCGCATCAACGACCTGGTGGAGCAGTCGCTGATGCTGGTGACGGCACTGAACCCCCACATCGGCTACGACAAGGCCGCCTTCATTGCCAAGAAGGCGCACAAGGAGGGCACCAGCCTGCGTGCCGCCGCCGTGGCCTCGGGCCATGTGACGGGCGAGCAGTTTGACCAGTGGGTGGTGCCGGGGGATATGGTGGGGCGCTGA
- a CDS encoding fumarate hydratase, translated as MTTTTIRQEDLIESIAGALQYISYYHPTDYIAHLARAYEREKSPAAKDAIAQILTNSKMSATGQRPICQDTGIVNVFLKVGMDVRWEGFTGSLDDAINEGVRRGYNHPDNTLRASVVADPQFARKNTKDNTPAVIFTEIVPGNTVDITVAAKGGGSENKSKMYMLNPGDNVVDWVLKTVPTMGAGWCPPGMLGIGIGGTAEKAVLMAKESLMDDLDMYELQAKQASGAELDNVEKLRLELYEKVNALGIGAQGLGGLTTVLDVKIKMYPTHAASKPIAMIPNCAATRHAHFVLDGSGPVYLTPPSLDLWPNVDWAPDYNKSKKVNLDTLTKEEVASWKPGDTLLLNGKMLTGRDAAHKRIQDMLAKGEKLPVDFTNRVIYYVGPVDPVKGEAVGPAGPTTATRMDGFTEMMLAQTGLIAMVGKAERGPVAIEAIKKHQSAYLMAVGGAAYLVSKAIKTAKVVGFEDLGMEAIYEFDVVDMPVTVAVDAGGTSAHITGPAEWQKRIASGEFKGIGVAAA; from the coding sequence ATGACCACGACGACCATTCGCCAAGAAGACCTGATCGAATCCATTGCCGGCGCACTGCAGTACATCAGCTACTACCACCCCACCGACTACATCGCCCACCTGGCCCGAGCCTACGAGCGCGAGAAGAGTCCGGCGGCCAAGGATGCGATCGCCCAGATCCTGACCAACAGCAAGATGAGCGCCACCGGCCAGCGCCCCATCTGCCAGGACACCGGCATCGTCAACGTGTTCCTGAAAGTGGGCATGGATGTGCGCTGGGAAGGCTTCACCGGCAGCCTGGACGACGCCATCAACGAAGGCGTGCGCCGTGGCTACAACCACCCCGACAACACACTGCGCGCCTCGGTCGTGGCAGACCCCCAGTTCGCCCGCAAGAACACCAAGGACAACACCCCCGCCGTGATCTTCACCGAGATCGTGCCCGGCAACACCGTGGACATCACCGTGGCAGCCAAGGGCGGCGGCTCTGAGAACAAGTCCAAGATGTACATGCTCAACCCCGGCGACAACGTGGTGGACTGGGTGCTCAAGACCGTGCCCACCATGGGCGCTGGCTGGTGCCCGCCCGGCATGCTGGGCATCGGCATTGGCGGCACGGCTGAAAAGGCCGTGCTCATGGCCAAGGAAAGCCTGATGGACGACCTGGACATGTACGAGCTGCAGGCCAAGCAAGCCAGCGGGGCCGAACTCGACAATGTCGAAAAGCTGCGCCTGGAGCTGTACGAAAAGGTCAACGCCCTGGGCATTGGCGCGCAGGGCCTGGGCGGCCTCACCACCGTGCTGGACGTCAAGATCAAGATGTACCCCACGCACGCGGCCAGCAAGCCGATTGCGATGATCCCCAACTGCGCGGCCACGCGCCACGCGCACTTCGTGCTGGACGGCTCGGGTCCCGTGTACCTCACGCCCCCCAGCCTGGACCTGTGGCCCAACGTGGACTGGGCGCCCGACTACAACAAGAGCAAGAAGGTCAACCTCGACACGCTGACCAAGGAAGAAGTCGCCAGCTGGAAGCCCGGCGACACGCTGCTGCTCAACGGCAAGATGCTGACGGGCCGCGACGCCGCGCACAAGCGCATCCAGGACATGCTGGCCAAGGGCGAGAAGCTGCCTGTGGACTTCACCAACCGCGTCATCTACTACGTGGGCCCTGTAGACCCGGTGAAGGGTGAGGCCGTGGGCCCCGCAGGCCCGACCACCGCCACGCGCATGGACGGTTTCACCGAAATGATGCTGGCCCAGACTGGGCTGATCGCCATGGTGGGCAAGGCCGAGCGCGGCCCGGTCGCCATCGAGGCCATCAAGAAGCACCAGAGCGCCTACCTGATGGCCGTGGGCGGCGCCGCCTACCTGGTCTCCAAGGCCATCAAGACCGCCAAGGTCGTGGGCTTTGAAGACCTGGGCATGGAAGCCATCTACGAGTTTGACGTGGTGGACATGCCCGTGACCGTGGCCGTGGATGCCGGTGGTACCAGCGCCCACATCACCGGCCCGGCCGAGTGGCAAAAGCGCATCGCCTCGGGCGAGTTCAAGGGCATCGGCGTCGCTGCGGCCTGA
- a CDS encoding DUF6882 domain-containing protein, with product MLLNHGFAQPLQQPLRTLLLATLISALPLAASANPPMVPQHDAQTAFGGALPARDAALLDASIAFHIERQQLLNSQHLAGSQLRTLDFFNKTFTVLRGGKRTVFDAELLGTWWPESKRWAWEAVERVPDLKNPKRKSFATGSALTRLYGREHGIDILQTDTTQLASEEAAWYLCALTAQLNQASGVLVSISSELVAGGSEGQKTVVKRYYLLSHPKVTDAPTGVTSKTQSPAR from the coding sequence ATGCTTTTGAACCACGGGTTTGCACAGCCCCTTCAGCAGCCTCTGCGCACCTTGCTGCTGGCCACACTGATCAGCGCCCTGCCCCTGGCGGCCAGCGCCAACCCGCCCATGGTTCCACAGCATGACGCGCAAACCGCCTTTGGCGGCGCGCTGCCGGCCCGCGACGCCGCGCTGCTGGACGCCAGCATCGCATTCCACATCGAACGCCAACAGCTGCTGAACAGCCAGCACCTGGCGGGCAGCCAACTGCGCACCCTGGACTTTTTCAACAAGACCTTCACCGTGCTCCGTGGCGGCAAGCGCACGGTGTTTGATGCAGAGCTGCTGGGCACGTGGTGGCCCGAAAGCAAGCGCTGGGCATGGGAAGCCGTAGAACGGGTGCCCGACCTGAAAAACCCGAAGCGCAAATCGTTTGCCACGGGCAGCGCACTCACGCGCCTGTATGGTCGTGAGCACGGCATCGACATCCTGCAGACCGATACCACGCAATTGGCGAGCGAAGAGGCCGCCTGGTATCTGTGCGCACTCACCGCGCAGCTCAACCAGGCCAGTGGCGTGCTGGTGAGCATCAGCAGCGAGCTGGTCGCAGGGGGCTCAGAAGGGCAAAAGACCGTGGTCAAACGCTACTACCTGCTGTCGCACCCGAAAGTCACGGACGCCCCCACCGGTGTCACCAGCAAGACCCAGTCGCCCGCACGCTGA
- the murI gene encoding glutamate racemase, whose translation MPQASSPIGVFDSGVGGLSVLRALLAAMPHERFVYLADSANAPYGERGDAFVAARTHAITEYLCQQHHIKALVVACNTATAAAIHEVRSSHPELPLVGLEPAVKPALAVTKTGHVGVIGTRGTLTSAKFSKLMTSLADQAHFVVQPCDGLAHAIERSVALPAAAPGSPVHATETGALCERYVQAMGSFGTGPGQMDTLVLGCTHYIFVAHELRALVGPDVQFIETGEPVARQTRRLLEAAGLLALPPSGQPTSPMGSEPVQLLTTGPVAMMQAAAQRWLNLPARLCQSVSVP comes from the coding sequence ATGCCGCAGGCCTCTTCTCCTATCGGTGTGTTTGACAGCGGCGTCGGCGGGCTGAGCGTGCTCCGCGCCCTGCTGGCCGCCATGCCCCACGAGCGCTTCGTGTACCTGGCCGACAGTGCCAATGCCCCCTACGGCGAGCGCGGCGACGCCTTTGTGGCGGCCCGCACACACGCCATCACCGAGTATCTGTGCCAGCAGCACCACATCAAGGCCCTGGTGGTGGCATGCAATACCGCCACGGCAGCCGCCATCCATGAGGTGCGAAGCAGCCACCCAGAATTGCCCCTGGTGGGCCTGGAGCCCGCCGTGAAGCCTGCTTTGGCGGTGACCAAAACAGGGCATGTGGGTGTCATCGGCACCCGGGGCACGCTGACCAGTGCCAAGTTCAGCAAGCTCATGACCTCGCTGGCCGACCAGGCCCATTTTGTGGTGCAGCCCTGCGATGGTCTGGCACACGCCATTGAGCGCAGCGTCGCCCTGCCCGCCGCTGCCCCTGGCAGCCCTGTCCATGCCACAGAGACCGGTGCGCTGTGCGAACGCTATGTGCAGGCCATGGGCAGCTTTGGCACCGGACCCGGGCAGATGGACACCCTGGTTCTCGGCTGCACGCACTACATTTTTGTGGCCCATGAGTTGCGCGCACTGGTGGGGCCGGACGTTCAGTTCATCGAAACGGGTGAACCTGTGGCACGCCAGACGCGGCGCCTCTTGGAGGCGGCCGGTCTCCTCGCGTTGCCACCGTCCGGCCAGCCCACATCCCCTATGGGCTCGGAGCCCGTACAACTGCTCACCACCGGCCCTGTCGCCATGATGCAGGCAGCAGCCCAGCGCTGGCTGAACCTGCCTGCCAGACTCTGCCAGAGCGTGTCAGTGCCTTGA
- a CDS encoding M48 family metallopeptidase: MSTDLPYLRSYPASLQDQARDLLQQGKLGTVLLRKYPQAHAVRSDKALYDYAQELKARYLRNAGTVNKVLFDNKIHVVRHALGLHTAVSRVQGNRLAAKHEIRIAAMFKQAPEEFLRMIVVHELAHLREKDHDKAFYQLCTHMEPQYHQYEFDLRLYLTHVEQAGTRLWGSDAS, translated from the coding sequence ATGAGCACTGATCTTCCGTATCTGCGTTCCTACCCCGCTTCGTTGCAGGACCAGGCGCGTGATCTGTTGCAGCAGGGCAAGCTTGGCACGGTGCTGCTGCGCAAGTACCCGCAGGCGCATGCCGTGCGCAGCGACAAGGCGCTGTATGACTATGCGCAGGAGCTCAAGGCTCGCTATCTGCGCAACGCAGGCACGGTCAACAAGGTGCTGTTCGACAACAAGATCCACGTAGTGCGCCATGCACTGGGTTTGCACACCGCCGTGTCACGCGTGCAGGGCAATCGGTTGGCCGCCAAACATGAGATTCGCATTGCCGCGATGTTCAAGCAGGCGCCCGAAGAGTTCTTGCGCATGATCGTCGTCCACGAACTGGCCCACCTTCGCGAGAAGGACCACGACAAAGCCTTCTACCAGCTCTGCACCCACATGGAGCCTCAGTACCACCAGTACGAATTCGACCTGCGCCTGTACCTTACCCATGTGGAGCAGGCGGGTACGCGGCTGTGGGGCTCTGACGCTTCCTGA
- a CDS encoding DUF6806 family protein, whose translation MSSYNAPFEIHVHGQVLLRADVGFDQLQEALKPLWKYAGARSLADGAASAYEEEPGIKYDAQEHLLQMCWTVRGDEDFRQSLDEMCMSLNELAEQGAAIEVTFYDTDFDEDEEEQGAESRDDFVMLFVGPTPAAIMQVQRDLLVQDVVNMMERHFDGAELGGVVAEIDKLFSQRFDALVNSLEIGKPPRGPGGPSGGHGGGGGRRPRHLH comes from the coding sequence ATGTCAAGTTACAACGCTCCCTTTGAAATCCATGTCCACGGACAGGTCCTCCTGCGGGCTGATGTCGGTTTCGACCAGCTTCAAGAGGCGCTCAAACCGCTGTGGAAGTACGCTGGAGCACGTTCGCTGGCCGACGGTGCCGCCAGTGCCTACGAAGAAGAGCCAGGTATCAAGTACGACGCGCAAGAGCATTTGCTGCAGATGTGTTGGACGGTGCGTGGCGATGAGGATTTCCGCCAGTCGCTCGACGAGATGTGCATGAGCCTCAATGAACTGGCCGAGCAAGGTGCCGCCATTGAGGTCACTTTCTACGACACCGACTTTGATGAAGACGAAGAAGAGCAGGGTGCAGAGTCACGCGATGACTTCGTGATGCTTTTTGTCGGCCCCACGCCCGCTGCCATCATGCAGGTGCAGCGTGACCTGCTGGTGCAAGACGTGGTGAACATGATGGAGCGCCACTTTGATGGCGCCGAACTGGGCGGCGTGGTTGCCGAGATCGACAAGCTGTTCAGCCAGCGCTTCGACGCCCTGGTGAACTCGCTGGAGATTGGCAAGCCCCCGCGTGGCCCTGGCGGCCCCAGCGGTGGTCACGGCGGCGGTGGTGGCCGTCGCCCGCGCCACCTGCACTGA
- a CDS encoding site-specific integrase, producing the protein MAKIKLTKSVVDTAQAQTCDVELRDTLVPGFLCKITPTGRKVFMVQYRTNSGVRRKPALGQFGELTVEQARSLAQDWLAEVRRGGDPGLDKAEARKAPTVKELCGRFMDDHSKPHNKPSTQASYQYQIDNFVIPAFGSKKVHEVTRHDITALMKRMERSPTQANRVLSLVRKMFNLAELWGYRPDGSNPCRHVPKYPEKGSTRLITDEQMVSLFAYLDKAEAEGLEHPIYLLAVRLQFEFAARMSEILLLQWDWLDLPNGRVVWPDSKTGDMSKPLSEEARRLLTNAPRYGNSPYVCPAILDHDKPLGPHSYYQAWRRILDRAGVPKVGTHGIRHRSATDIANSGIPVKVGMALTAHKTVAMFMRYVHTEDDPVRKAAELVASRRKSVVGTRQEPKEVTA; encoded by the coding sequence ATGGCGAAGATCAAACTCACCAAGTCCGTCGTTGACACGGCGCAGGCGCAAACCTGCGATGTGGAACTCCGGGATACGCTCGTTCCGGGCTTCTTGTGCAAGATAACACCAACGGGCCGCAAGGTCTTCATGGTTCAGTACCGCACGAACTCCGGCGTGCGGCGCAAGCCGGCACTCGGCCAGTTCGGCGAGCTGACGGTCGAACAGGCCCGGTCGCTGGCCCAAGACTGGCTGGCCGAAGTCCGGCGCGGGGGCGATCCCGGACTCGACAAGGCCGAAGCCCGCAAGGCGCCGACGGTCAAGGAACTGTGCGGCCGGTTCATGGATGACCACTCCAAGCCGCACAACAAGCCCAGCACCCAGGCCAGCTACCAGTACCAGATCGACAACTTCGTCATCCCAGCCTTCGGCAGCAAGAAGGTTCACGAGGTCACGCGCCACGACATCACCGCGCTGATGAAGCGCATGGAGAGGTCCCCCACGCAGGCCAACCGCGTACTGTCGCTCGTCCGCAAGATGTTCAACCTGGCCGAACTGTGGGGCTACCGGCCCGATGGCTCCAATCCTTGCCGTCACGTACCCAAGTACCCGGAGAAAGGCTCGACCCGCCTTATCACCGACGAGCAGATGGTCAGCCTGTTCGCCTACTTGGACAAAGCCGAGGCCGAGGGCCTGGAACATCCCATCTATCTGCTGGCCGTCCGGCTGCAATTCGAGTTCGCGGCCCGCATGTCGGAGATCCTGCTGTTGCAGTGGGATTGGCTCGACTTGCCCAATGGCCGGGTTGTCTGGCCGGACAGCAAGACGGGCGATATGTCCAAGCCGTTGAGCGAGGAAGCCCGCCGGTTGCTGACGAATGCACCTCGCTACGGCAATTCGCCCTACGTATGCCCGGCCATCCTCGACCATGACAAGCCGCTCGGCCCCCATTCCTACTATCAGGCGTGGCGCCGAATCCTTGATCGCGCCGGCGTGCCGAAGGTTGGCACCCACGGCATACGCCACCGCTCAGCGACCGACATTGCCAATTCCGGCATCCCCGTCAAGGTCGGCATGGCGCTAACCGCGCACAAGACCGTGGCGATGTTCATGCGCTACGTCCACACCGAGGACGACCCGGTGCGTAAGGCAGCCGAGTTGGTAGCCAGCCGGCGCAAGTCGGTCGTCGGCACGCGGCAAGAACCCAAAGAGGTGACCGCATGA
- a CDS encoding type II toxin-antitoxin system RelE/ParE family toxin, with translation MTHVLKRKDFARWQAGEKLPDAALCKAVQEMESGLIDADLGGFLYKKRVARSGGGKSGGYRTLLSARIGSRYVFLHGFPKSDKANITQDEKKALQFAGKVFLELSAEALSKALHSGVLLEVHCEQDH, from the coding sequence ATGACCCACGTCCTCAAGCGGAAGGACTTTGCACGGTGGCAGGCGGGCGAAAAGCTGCCTGATGCTGCCTTGTGCAAGGCGGTTCAAGAGATGGAAAGCGGTCTGATTGACGCGGACTTGGGCGGCTTCCTCTACAAGAAGCGGGTTGCCCGATCCGGCGGCGGCAAGAGCGGCGGCTACCGCACGCTGCTGTCGGCCCGGATCGGCAGCCGCTACGTATTCCTGCATGGGTTCCCCAAGAGCGACAAGGCGAATATCACGCAGGACGAGAAGAAGGCGCTGCAATTCGCCGGCAAGGTGTTCCTGGAACTGTCCGCCGAGGCTTTGTCGAAGGCGTTGCACTCGGGCGTGTTATTGGAGGTGCATTGTGAGCAAGATCATTGA
- a CDS encoding DNA-binding transcriptional regulator, with protein sequence MSKIIESLRGDLAALHEAGAIGKVTMREFDAICPPPVREFSAADIKHLRERLKFSQPVFALHLHTTASTVRKWEQGETHPTGPALKLLNVIADKGLQAII encoded by the coding sequence GTGAGCAAGATCATTGAATCCCTGCGTGGCGACCTGGCTGCGCTCCACGAAGCGGGAGCGATCGGCAAGGTGACGATGCGCGAGTTCGACGCGATCTGCCCGCCGCCGGTGCGGGAGTTCAGTGCTGCCGACATCAAACACCTGCGCGAACGGTTGAAGTTCAGCCAGCCGGTGTTCGCACTTCACCTGCACACCACCGCGTCGACCGTGCGAAAGTGGGAGCAAGGCGAAACCCATCCCACCGGGCCGGCCCTCAAGCTGCTCAACGTCATCGCCGACAAGGGTTTGCAGGCAATTATTTGA
- a CDS encoding TIR domain-containing protein, with the protein MAEKRNVFISHVHKDDHGLQKLKDLLAPKGIEVRDSSIHTGKFNNATDEHYIKTQILAPAINWAGVFICYVSPQTKNSDWVNWEIEYAAKQGKRIVGVWEHGEKECDLPEALKEYADALVGWNGDAIIDAINGKDSWEKPDGGACDPVPLKRHPC; encoded by the coding sequence GTGGCAGAGAAAAGGAACGTGTTCATCAGCCATGTCCATAAGGACGATCACGGACTCCAGAAGCTGAAGGATCTGTTAGCTCCAAAAGGGATCGAGGTCAGGGATTCCTCCATCCATACAGGGAAGTTCAACAATGCCACCGATGAGCACTACATAAAGACGCAGATCCTTGCCCCTGCCATCAACTGGGCTGGAGTGTTCATTTGCTACGTTTCGCCCCAGACCAAGAATAGCGATTGGGTGAACTGGGAAATCGAATATGCGGCCAAACAGGGCAAGCGCATTGTCGGTGTTTGGGAGCATGGCGAGAAGGAATGCGACCTTCCAGAGGCCCTGAAAGAATATGCCGACGCCTTGGTTGGGTGGAACGGCGATGCGATCATTGACGCGATCAACGGGAAGGACTCGTGGGAAAAGCCAGACGGTGGTGCCTGCGACCCGGTTCCACTCAAGCGGCATCCCTGCTGA
- a CDS encoding nucleoside triphosphate pyrophosphohydrolase family protein has protein sequence MKKEGSLLLSDYAAEIAATDVLNPNDFNPVLQGLYGEVGGIMATAKKSVRERTAYPGFKKAAEEEFGDTLWYLAAICRRLQIPLEEIFSEAANHGNFKNVGAASDITEGALAYIAVPVAATASLDATLVRLGQSAAALLGSTPARADLIAFARAYLDAIHAAELAFSEVARGNLRKARGAFLEPQAEDLAGLDFDSEFGIEEQLPRDFKIRVNQRGSGKSYLQWKGVFIGDPLTDNIADRDGYRFHDVFHFSYAAILHWSPVMRALIKHKRKSNPKYDEEQDSGRAIVVEEGLSAWIFSRAKELNFFENQEKVSLGVLKTIGEFVSGYEVEKCPLKLWEKAILDGYAVFRQLKENQGGWIIGNREQRTIKYMPLESEK, from the coding sequence ATGAAAAAGGAAGGCTCCCTCTTGCTCTCGGATTACGCTGCGGAAATTGCAGCCACAGACGTACTCAACCCGAATGACTTCAATCCTGTCCTCCAAGGTCTATACGGAGAAGTCGGCGGCATAATGGCTACGGCCAAGAAAAGTGTTCGAGAGAGAACGGCTTACCCGGGTTTCAAGAAGGCGGCAGAAGAAGAGTTTGGCGACACCCTCTGGTATTTGGCTGCAATCTGCAGGCGCCTGCAGATTCCTCTCGAAGAGATATTCTCGGAAGCTGCGAACCACGGAAACTTCAAGAATGTGGGCGCTGCAAGTGACATCACCGAAGGTGCGTTAGCCTATATCGCTGTGCCTGTCGCCGCGACTGCTTCGTTGGATGCCACCTTGGTGCGTTTGGGGCAGTCAGCGGCAGCGCTACTTGGAAGTACGCCTGCACGCGCAGACTTGATTGCTTTCGCACGGGCTTACCTGGATGCAATTCATGCGGCCGAACTTGCGTTCTCTGAGGTGGCTCGCGGAAATCTCCGGAAAGCTCGCGGCGCGTTCTTGGAGCCGCAGGCAGAAGACCTGGCTGGCCTTGATTTCGACAGTGAGTTTGGAATTGAGGAACAGCTACCCAGGGATTTCAAAATCCGGGTCAATCAGCGAGGCAGTGGCAAGAGTTACCTCCAATGGAAGGGCGTATTCATTGGAGACCCTCTGACGGACAACATTGCCGATCGCGATGGCTACCGGTTCCATGATGTCTTCCACTTTTCTTATGCAGCAATCCTGCACTGGTCACCTGTGATGCGGGCATTGATCAAGCACAAGCGAAAGAGCAATCCGAAATACGATGAAGAGCAGGACAGTGGTCGGGCCATCGTCGTGGAAGAAGGGCTTTCAGCGTGGATTTTCTCCAGAGCCAAGGAGCTGAATTTCTTCGAGAATCAGGAAAAGGTCTCACTTGGGGTTCTCAAGACCATTGGTGAGTTCGTGAGTGGTTACGAAGTGGAGAAATGTCCGCTAAAGCTCTGGGAAAAGGCAATCCTGGATGGCTATGCTGTCTTTCGCCAGCTCAAGGAAAATCAAGGCGGCTGGATCATTGGAAACCGAGAACAACGCACCATCAAATACATGCCACTTGAGTCTGAAAAATGA